One window of the Solanum stenotomum isolate F172 chromosome 11, ASM1918654v1, whole genome shotgun sequence genome contains the following:
- the LOC125844974 gene encoding uncharacterized protein LOC125844974: protein MGKSDDSIQRRKNKKSRKKQDDKVSNRIAGIIAAKKRRLSGKRRMCEGMCYSLPTPEDPFNERHGKVDLVKKKKKKQNLSKKGKNPIKKTSLPQNSDKLKEEFHMHAPSKFLILCLKTIQDGLQQDGAFNGGEEKPFFVHTWGIEFWKYFTSGKDIIGTNQAHATTEQIAWVAATTADAISRKEKEGLSISNPFLLFLVPSQEKAVKVRKICKPLKALGIHTVSLHPGASIDHQIQGLKNCEPEFLISTPERLQELLSHGAIKTSDVSFLVIDGPLTETGYVDAVESIAKSISGKPQILAFSDCSNSSSNFLMKKSVGESICRIPLDDPVNGHNMA, encoded by the exons ATGGGGAAAAGCGATGATTCCATTCAGAGaaggaagaataagaagagtAGAAAGAAGCAAGATGACAAGGTCTCTAATCGTATCGCCGGAATTATTGCTGCTAAGAAACGTCGACTCTCCGGCAAACGCCGTATGTGTGAG GGAATGTGCTATAGTTTACCTACACCTGAGGATCCATTCAATGAGAGGCATGGAAAAGTTGATcttgtgaagaaaaagaagaagaagcagaaccTGTCGAAGAAGGGCAAGAACCCTATTAAGAAGACTAGTTTACCACAAAATTCTGACAAATTGAAGGAAGAGTTCCACATGCATGCTCCATCTAAGTTCTTAATTCTCTGTTTGAAAACCATTCAGGATGGCCTTCAGCAGGATGGAGCCTTCAATGGTGGAGAGGAAAAGCCTTTCTTCGTCCATACATGGGGAATTGAATTCTGGAAATATTTTACCAGTGGCAAAGATATAATTGGTACAAATCAAGCCCATGCTACAACTGAGCAAATTGCTTGGGTTGCAGCAACAACTGCTGATGCCATATCAAGAAAGGAGAAAGAAGGTCTATCAATTAGCAACCCCTTCCTTTTATTCCTTGTTCCCTCCCAAGAGAAAGCTGTCAAG GTGCGGAAAATATGCAAGCCTCTGAAAGCTCTTGGAATACATACAGTGAGTCTGCATCCTGGTGCTTCTATAGACCACCAGATTCAGGG CCTGAAGAACTGTGAGCCCGAGTTTCTTATTTCTACTCCTGAAAGACTTCAAGAACTTCTCTCACATGGTGCCATTAAAACTTCTGATGTTTCTTTCCtg GTCATCGATGGACCTCTTACTGAGACAGGTTATGTTGATGCGGTTGAATCCATTGCAAAATCTATTTCTGGAAAGCCACAAATACTGGCTTTCAGTGATTGCTCAAATTCTTCATCCAATTTTCTTATGAAGAAGAGTGTTGGAGAATCAATCTGTAGAATACCGCTTGATGATCCAGTAAATGGTCATAACATGGCTTGA